The window TGAAAAGACTCATCCGCGCCGCAGACGCGGCGCTGCTGGATCCCTGTGACAAGCATAGGGATGAGGGCGAAGAGAGCATCCGCCAAACCCAATTAAGTGACTGTCGTGTACGGTGTCAGACGCGCAAAGGTCAAAGGTCGCTGTAACCCTTTGAAACTGCGCATCGAGCTTTCCGAAGATCGGCTACGATATTCGGGCCGATGCGCTAGATACTGACGGTAGGCCAGTATTTGTCGTCGGCAAAGTCGTGCGGAATGGTACTGAGCTGCCTGAGTTTCTCGGCAACGAAGTCGATCTGCATCTTCAGGTACTGGATCGAACTTGGGATCGGCGCTCCGGTTGCGAGGCTGCGCACCCGCCATTGCTCGTAGCCCGACGCCTTTATGCGCCGGTCCGCCTCCTGGCTGATCCTTGCTGGCCCGGTGACGGGCGTGGTTTCGACCGCTTTACCCCCTTCGATCACCCTGAATTTCATTCTACCTTCCTACCTTCCGATTGCTCCTTCCTGAGATGCCATCAGCTTGTCGTGAAAGGGTGACCGGCGCCACCCTTCCTTTGGTAGAACCGCACTAAACCGGAACCGGGATCAAACGCTGCCCCATGGCCCATGATGACTGTCGGCGCCGTCGACGCGGTCGAAGCCGTGAGCGCCGAAGAAGTCGCGCTGCGCCTGGATCAGGTTGGCCGTGCCGCGGCCGCGGCGATAGCTGTCGAAATAGCCGAGCGCGGAGGCGAGCGCCGGCACCGGCAGTCCGCCGAGCACCGCCGCCGAGACGATGCGGCGCAACGCCCCGTCGGTTTCCTTGACCATCGCCGCGAAGGCCGGGGTGACGATCAGGTTCGCGGCATCCGGCGCCTTGGTGAAGGCCGAGGTGATCTCGTCGAGGAACTGCGAGCGGATGATGCAGCCGGCGCGCCAGATCCTCGCGATCGTCGGCATCGGCAGGCTCCAGCCGAATTCCTTCGAGGCGGCCGACATCACGGCAAAGCCCTGCGCATAGGCGCCGATCTTGGCGGCGAGCAGCGCATTCTCGAGATCCTTGATGAACGCCGCCCTGTCGGCGACCTGAAATTCGCCGATCGACGGCAGGCCGAGGATCTTCTCGGCGGCTTCGCGCTCGCCCTTCATTGAGGAGATGCTGCGGGCGGCAACGGCGGCTTCGATGGCGGTCGCGGGCACGCCCATGTTCTGCGCCTCGATCGCCGACCACTTGCCGGTGCCCTTCTGGCCGGCCTTGTCGAGGATCATGTCGACCATCGGCTTGCCGGTGAGCGGGTCTGTCGCCTCCAGCACCTTTTCGGTGATCTCGATCAGGTAGGAATTGAGGCGGCCCCTGTTCCAGGTGCCGAAGACGTCGCCGATCTCCTCGGCCGTCATCTTCAGGCCGTCGCGCAGGATGCCGTAGATTTCGGCGATCATCTGCATGTCGGCATATTCGATGCCGTTGTGGATCGTCTTGACGAAGTGGCCGGCGCCGTTTTCGCCGAGCCAGGCGACGCAGGGCTCGCCGTCATATTTCGCGGCGATCGAGGTCAGCACCTTTTCCACGCGGGCATAGGACTCCTCCGTGCCGCCGACCATGATCGACGGTCCGTGGCGTGCGCCCTCCTCGCCGCCCGAAACGCCCATGCCGATGAAGGTCAGGCCTGTATCCTTCAAGGCGTCGAAGCGGCGCATCGTATCGCGGAAATTGGCGTTGCCGGCATCGATCATGATGTCGCCCCCGGCGAGATGGGGCTTCAAGGCCTCCATCTGCTGGTCGACCGCCTCGCCCGCCTTGATCATGATGATGATCGGCCGCGGCGGACGGATCGCGGCGACGAACGCCTCGATCGTTTCGCAGGGGACGATCTGGCTTTTGAGTTCACCGGCATCGGCATGGAACTTTCGCGTCGTCTCGACCGTACGGTTGAAGACCGCGATCCTGTTGCCCTTCTCGGCGATGTTGAGCGCGAGGTTGGCCCCCATGACGCCGAGACCGATTAGGCCGATTTCCGCCTGTGACACGTGATTGCCTCCATTGGACAGAAGGACCCGGCACAGCGCGCCGTAGCGCATGCGTGCTGGCCCTTCGAATTGATCTGCGCATGCCGCTCACACGAGGGAAGGAATGGAGTGGGGGCACGCGACGGCGGAGGTGTTTTGGCATTCAAATCGATTTACGACAAGCGTTTCCTTCTGAAACGGAACCTGGTGGTGAAGACCTGTCCGATGCCCAATACGGAGCGCGGCTCAGGGCGAGTGAGCAGCCTTCTTCTCGCTCGGGAGAAGAAAACTGCGCCAGAAGCGGTCATCTCGAATGTGGTTGGCATGACCAAGATGGGGCCGACGGCAGACCGTCCGGTGCTGGCACCCCAACGCGAAAAGCGGACACGCAAGTGGCCGGTGCGCGGGATGGGATCGGCTTGAACCCCTAGAGAAATAACTCGGCTGGTCAGAATATTCTTTCAATCAACGAAAAGAGCAACCGGCCTTTTGGGTCCGTTCCG is drawn from Sinorhizobium sojae CCBAU 05684 and contains these coding sequences:
- the gndA gene encoding NADP-dependent phosphogluconate dehydrogenase, producing the protein MSQAEIGLIGLGVMGANLALNIAEKGNRIAVFNRTVETTRKFHADAGELKSQIVPCETIEAFVAAIRPPRPIIIMIKAGEAVDQQMEALKPHLAGGDIMIDAGNANFRDTMRRFDALKDTGLTFIGMGVSGGEEGARHGPSIMVGGTEESYARVEKVLTSIAAKYDGEPCVAWLGENGAGHFVKTIHNGIEYADMQMIAEIYGILRDGLKMTAEEIGDVFGTWNRGRLNSYLIEITEKVLEATDPLTGKPMVDMILDKAGQKGTGKWSAIEAQNMGVPATAIEAAVAARSISSMKGEREAAEKILGLPSIGEFQVADRAAFIKDLENALLAAKIGAYAQGFAVMSAASKEFGWSLPMPTIARIWRAGCIIRSQFLDEITSAFTKAPDAANLIVTPAFAAMVKETDGALRRIVSAAVLGGLPVPALASALGYFDSYRRGRGTANLIQAQRDFFGAHGFDRVDGADSHHGPWGSV